The DNA segment CGGGTTCGTGCAGGTGTAAAACTCGATCCCCTCCTCCTGTGCGTGCAGAACCTCGGCCCTCCGTGCCGGCATCTCCTCCTCGCCGCGCCGGTAGACGAGCGAGACCTTCGCCCCCAGGCGGCGTGCCACCCGGGCGGAGTCCATCGCGACGTTTCCGCCGCCGATCACCGCGACGCGGGCTCCGTGCATGACCGGCGTGTCGAACTCGGGGAACGCCTCGGCGTGCATCAGGTTCACCCTTGTGAGGAACTCGTTTGCCGAGTAGACACCGCTCAAGTTCTCGCCGGGGATGCACATGAACGCGGGGAGCCCCGCCCCGGTCGCGAGGAAGACCGCATCGTAAGCGAGGAGCTCGTCGACGCTGACGCTCCGGCCCACGAGGTGGTTCTTCTTCAGCCGGGCGCCGAGGGCGAGAACCTGGTCGATCTCTGCCCTGACGACGTCTTTCGGGAGCCGGAATGCGGGGATGCCGTAGGTCAGGACGCCGCCGGCCTCGTGGAGCGATTCATAGATCGTGACGGCGTGGCCGGCACGGGCGAGCTCGGCCGCAGCCGTCAGCCCTGCGGGACCGGAGCCCACGATCGCCACCCGCTTCCCGGTCGGCTTCGCCACGTCGGGGAGGGTGGGGTCGTTCTCCCGCTCCCGGTCGGCCACGAACCGCTCGAGCGCGCCGATCCGGATAGGGGTCTCCTTGTTGCCGAGGATGCAGACGCCCTCGCACTGGGTCTCCTGCGGGCAGACACGCCCGCAGATGGCCGGGAGCATGTTCTGCTCCTTGAGCGCCCGTGCGGCCGCGGGGAAGTTCCCCTCCGCGACATGCCCGATGAACGCAGGGATGTCGATGTTGACCGGACAGCCCGTTACGCAGAAGGGTTTCTTGCACTGCAGGCACCGCTCCGCCTCGGCGACGGCTTCTTCGGCGGAGAGGCCGCAGTCGACCTCCCCAAAGTCCTTGATCCGGACGTCGGCCGGCCGGTCACTCATGGTGGTGGCCTCCCTCGCCGCACCGGCACCGGTGCTCCGCGAACCTCTCGAGCGACTCCTTCTCCTGCGTGGTGTAGATCCGCTGCCGCTGCATCAGTTCGGCAAAATCGACCTGGTGGGCGTCGAACTCGGGGCCGTCGACGCAGGCGAACTTCGTCTCTCCTGCGACGGTCACCCGGCAGGAGCCGCACATCCCCGTCCCGTCGACCATGATCGGGTTGAGGCTGACGTAGGTCTTCACGCCGTAGGGCACCGTCGCGCCGGAGGTGACCTTCATCATGATCGCGGGGCCGATGATCCAGACCCGGTCGATCTTCCGCTCCTCGAGCAGTTTTTTCAGGACGTCGGCTGCAAACCCGTGGACGCCCTTGCTCCCGTCGTCGGTCGTGATGTAGAACTCGTCGCAGATCTCCTCCATCTCGTCCTCCAGGATGAGGAGATCGGCGTTCCTCGCCCCGATGATGCCGATGACGTGGTTGCCCGCCTCTTTCAGCTCCTTTGCGATGAGGGGGGTGCTCGCGATCCCGACACCGCCGCCGATGACGCAGCAGGTGCCGTAGTTCTCGATCTCGCTCGGTTTGCCGAGCGGCCCCACGACATCGCTGATGCTGTCGCCCGCGCCGAGGGTCGCAAGCTCCTCGGTCGTCTTGCCGACGGTCATGAAGATCACCCGGACGGTGTCCCCCCTGACCGCAGAGATGGTGAGCGGTATCCGCTCGCCTTTCTCATGCAGGCGCAGGATAACAAACTGGCCCGCCCGTGCGTGCTCGGCCACCTGCGGCGCACGTATCCAGTATTCGTAAACCCGGTCGGCGAGTTTTGTCGCCAATTCTATCGTATACAACCGCTTCACTCCTGATGATGTTGGTCGTCGTAACGTCGAAATGCATCTAACGCTTCGTACATATTGTGGCTTCAGCCTCTTTACTGCAGCTCCTCTACCTTGAATTAGTACCCCGTGACCGGCCGGAGCGAAGACGGATACAGAGTTAAAAACGCGAACGATTATCCGTTGATCCGTCACAGGAATTGGTATGCGGAGCCAGGTAATCTGGGGTATTGCACTGACCGTCATCGGCGTGGTGCTCGCACTGCTAATTCCTATCTTCGGCATCCCGCTCGTCGTGATCGGCCTCGCGCTGATCATCTGGCGGGGGCGCGAGGAGACCATCGAAGCAATCAAGGAGTGAACAATGATACTGACGACGACTGAAGAAGTGCCGGGCTACGCCGTAGGGGAAGTCCTCGGCGTGGTCTCCGGCAACACCGTACGGGCGAAGAACGTAGGAAGGGATATCACTGCAGGGCTCAAGAGCCTTGTCGGCGGGGAACTCGAGGAGTATACCGCCATGCTCGCCGACGCCCGGACCGAGGCGTACAACCGGATGGCCAATGCCGCGCGCGATCTCGGCGCCGACGCGGTGGTGAACGTCCGGTTCGCGACATCCCAGACGATGGCGGCGGCGGCGGAACTTCTTGCCTACGGAACGGCAGTGAAGCTCGTTCCGAGGAAGTAAGGGATTTTCGGGGTTTTTGGGGTTTTCGGGGCAGGGGATCCTGTCGTTCTTTTTTTGTTGGGATTGGCAGCACGGATTTGAGGCCGTGGGTATCGGGAACGTGTTTGACCTCTTGCTGGGGGTTAAAACTCTTGCTACTCACACATTTCCGTAACACGGATTTCCATCGGCTTCGCACCTTCGGTGCTCTAGCTCCGGTTCTCCGAACCATCGCTTCTCGCCACGCACTGCCCCCGCCCCCCGGGGCGGGGTGCGATGGGCCATAGGGCCGGAGCATGGGCACCGAAGGTGCGGGGGAGGAGGCCGAAGGCCGGGCGGGGTGCGACGGACGGGACGTCCGGAGCATGGGCACCGAAGGTGCGGGGGAGGAGGCCGAAGGCCGGGCGGGGTGCGACGGACGGGACGTCCGGAGCTTGAGAAGACCGAAGGTCTTCGAGTGGGGGTACAGGTATAGCCTTCTGGGTAGAGACAGGGGAGGGGGCATGCCCCCTCGCACCTGTCGGTGCTCAAGCTCGCTACGCTCGCACTTCCCACCTGACGGTGGTCGAGCTCCGGTTCTACGAACCATCGCACTCCCCGTCAGCCCCACCCCCAATGGCGATATCCACCACGGTCCACTGTACCGGGATTTTTCCTCGCTCGCCAGTTTCAACCCTTGAACGTCGCAGGCGCAAAAGACAATGGATCTCGATGATTCTAAATTTGAGCGCCACAAAACATGAGCCCAGGGGGAAGCGAATCCCCCGGCTCATTCACTCCCCGATCTTCTTCACCTTCCGCACCCGCACCGCGACACCGCGCTTCGACCGGAGCATCTCGTCCGCGCCCATCATCGCCCGGCCGGTGGCGATCGCGAGCGGTCCTTCGACCAGCACCTCGTCGCCCTCCCGTATCCGGGGGTCGCAGTCGGTGATGCCCGGGGCGAGGACGTCGCCCTGCGGCACGAACTCGTCGATCTTGATCCGGTAGCCCTCGGGTATCAGGTCCCATCCCGCAAACGTCGGGCGGAACAGCCCGGTCCCGGGGTCGATGCTGAAGAGCTGCTGCTTCCCGCGGAGCACCGCCATCTGCATGCTCCTCCCCCGGAGCTGGAGGCCCTTCGTGTTGATATCGGTCGCGAACTGCCAGGAGACCGTGCCGCGGATGGTGTCGGTCTGCATCCGCCGCTCGCCTTCGAGGGCGGCATCCAGGGCATGCAGGGACCCCGGCGCCGTCGGATGGCCCTCGCAGGTCACCTCGAGGTCGATCCCGCAGGCTTCCGCCGCCATCTCTGCAACCGTGAGCGCCCCGCCCTCGAGGTGCGCGATCACCCGGCGGTAGGGGTGTGCAGCCAAGTAGCGGGCGAGGATATCGGCGATGAAGGCGCACTCCTCACGGTCCCAGTATCCGGTCACCGGCACGTCGTAATGGCCCGCCGGGTAGACCCGCTCGAGTTCTCTCGGCACGAGGCCGAGGGGCGAGGTGACGATCAGTTCGTGCGCCCGCCGGTTCACCGTGTTCACAAAAAGCCGGTGACTCCGGGAGAGCGAGTAGGGCTTCCGTGCCGAGCAGGGGAGGAGAACCGCGACGTCCGTCCGGGTCGGGACGAACCGCTCGATCACCCGGTCGGCGAACCGCCGGACTTCCGCCCTGTTCTGCGACTCGGCGGTGTTGGCCCGCATCGGCACTGACCGCGCCACCGGAAGGGAGCGTTCCATCAACGCGTAGTTCCGGTCGAGGAACCGGAGGATGCCGACCTGCGCGGCGTCCGCGCGGCACCGGGCCTCCATCAGTTCCCGGAGCCTGCCCGCCTCGATGTAGTGCCGCACGAGGGCAAGTTCGCGGTCGAGCGCGAGACGGTTGTGCCGGAGAAGGTCGCCATCCCGGCAGCCCTCGCACCCGCAGGCGCCGGTCTCCATCAGCGATGCGGGGAACTCGCCTTCGGGGAGGCAGAACTTCTTCTGCGCCGTGGCGAGGTCGACCGCCCGGTAGTCGAAGAGGTCGAAACCCGAGTAGACGAGGAGGCAGGCGGTCGAGGGGAGCGCCGATGCCGGGGCGTACCACGCGGTGTCCGGCGGGATCTTCTCTTTCAGCGTGTTAAGCCACGTCGCGTAGTTCCGGGGGTTCTTCTCCGCCGTGTGCCAGTTCGCGACCAGGACGCAGTCACCGGACTCCGCCGAGGCGGCGAGCGGGTGGACGGTCACCGGCTGCCCCTCGCCGGGGCTGAAGTAGTTCTCCACGAACGCCGGGTCGATGGCGAGCGGGACGTTCGAGAGAGCCCGGTCGCGGAGCGTGGGGAAGAGGGCGTCCGTATCGAGGGCGGCGGGGAGGGATACGCTCGCCTCTTCGTGTTCATAGGTTCCTACCCGGGCAAGGCCGTCGCGCTTCTGCGCCTCATACCTGCTCATGGAGCACCTCCGCGTCCGGAACCTCTTCGAGAACGAGGCGCGTCCATACCTCGCCACATTGAACCGTAAACCGGCTCTCCGGGTGCGCCTCCATCAGCGACCGGATGCCTGCGCATCCCGACCGGACCATATCGTCGTCCCACTCCGGGACCTCGCTCTGGCCTACCGGGAAGGTTTCCGCGAGTTCCACGGGGTAGGGCCCGAAGGGCGGCTTGAAGTTCAGGACGGTGTCGAACCCGGGCGCACCCTGCCCGTCGAACGAGACGAGCACCCGCTCGCCGAGGGGGATGCGGGGGATGACCTCATGGAACCGGAGCACCTCGGTTCTCCGGCAGGTCTCCGAGCCCCGGTAGAAGAACCGGCGCTTGGAGACGGGGTCGTCGCGTTCGAGTTCCGCAACGTGGGCGAGGAGTTCCCGGTAGCCGTCGAGCAGGCGCGGGTGGCTCCGGCACCGCTCGTCGACGAGCTCCCAGAGCGTCCCGTCCTGGATCGCCTGCCGGATGCGGGCGATCTCTGCAAGAGTGACGTGCAGGTTGTGGAGGGCGAGCAGCCGCTCCCGGTCCTCGGACTTCCGGAGTTCGTCAGCGGTCATCGAGCGGCAGACCCGGCAGGCGCAGGGGAGTTCCGCGAGCTCGTCGATCTTGAGGCTCCCGTGGGGGGTGATGTAGCGCCCCTCCCGCGCGAAGAGGGCGTATGCAGCCGAGTCGAAGAGGTCGCAGCCCATCGCGACGGCGAGGGCGAACATCGACGGGTGGCCTGCACCGAAGAGGTGGACGGCGGTACCCGGGGAGAGGCCGCGTTTCGCCGCAAGGACGACCTGCACGAGTTCTTTGTAGCGGTAACTCTCCATCAGCGGCACCACGGCGCCGATGGGAGCGAAGGTGAAGTCGAGGTCCCGGACGGCGCGTCCCGCCTCCTCGCGGAGGTCGGTGAAGATGCCGCCCTGCACCGGCGCTGCCAGGTTCGCATCCGGGAAGAGAGCCTGTGCCTCGCGGATCCGCTCCATCGTGACCGCGAGTTCCCGTGCCGCCCTCCCGGGCCCTGCGTCCGGCGGGGTCGGGAGATCCAGAGGGACGACGATGTCGCTTTTTATCGCCTGCTGGAACTCGAGCGTGTCCCGGTTGCTCACCTCGACCTCCCCGTAGACGGAGAGCTGGAACGAGCCCGAGTCGGTCATGATGACGCCGTCGAAGTCGAGGACGCCATGAAGCCCTTCTGCAAGCGCCCGGTCGTGGAATTCGGTGCTCCGCCTGAAGATGTAGGCGTTCGTGATCAGCGCCTCGACGCCCATCTCCCGCATCTCGCGGGGAGTGACCAGGGGGAGGTGGGGATTGACGACAGGGAGGAGCGCGGGCGTCCGGACTGTTTTATCGTTCACCCTGAGTTTGCCGACCCTGCCTGCGATATCTTTGTGTATGACTTCAAAAGTAATTGCCATTCGGGTTAAACCGCCTTTTCTTCGAATATCTGCCCCTCGAACGTCTGCACGGCGACGTCGCCGCGTTGCCAGCACCCGGGCGAAAGCCCGGCCTTGACGCAGGTCTGGTCGAGGAACTCTCTGCTGTCCCAGCCGTACTCGGTCGGAACCTGCGGCAGGAGGAGCCCCCCTCTTCCGAGGCCGCTGACGATCAGGCCGTGCTTCCCGACCTCGACGCAGTTGGGGCGCTCCTCCGGCGGGCAGTCGAGCGGCCGCGGGGGCGTGAGCACCGTCACCTCGAGATCGAGGTCGGCGAGTTCCCGCCGCGATACCGGGGGAAACCGGGGATCCTTGAGAGCCGCCGATGCGGCCGCTTCGAGGATCGCATCGCCGAGCGGTTTTACCGGGTACGGGAGGCCGATGCATCCGCGGAGGCGTCCCTGCCGCTTGATCGTGACGAAGACGCCGCGTTTCTCCCCAAAAACAGGGGGGAGATCGGGCAGCATCATCCGTTCGCCGTCGACGGCTTTCTCGACGGCTTTGCGTGCCAGACGAACTGCCGTTCTGCCTTCTTCCGGGGTCAGCATTTCCATCAAAATGGGTTGTATGATATTGAATACTTTTAGTCTTTCTCGGGAGAAGAGGGAGTACAAACACCGGGCGACGAGATGATGGAACAGGGTGCATTGCCCTCGGGGCGCACCAGAACGGTCAGGGACTCGCCTGCGGGGATCGGCCGGTCGAGGCGGAGCCGGATCGTGCACTCCTCCCCGGCACCGAGGAGGTTGTCGCCCCGGGGTGTTGCCGCCGACCACGTCCCCGGTTCCGGAAGGGTGTCTTTGGACGGGGCGAGGATCTCAAGATACGTCCCTGCCATGACCGTCACGGTGGCCCGGGCAAGGTCGACCGGATCGCCTTCCCCGGTATGGGCGACGCGGACGGCGACGGTATCGACGAAGGTGCCGGAGAGCCCCGGAATCGACGAGGAGCCGGTGACCTCCCCGGCCGGTTCAAGATACGGTTCGCCTGCGGCAAAGACAGGATACATATCCGAATCGGGCGAAGAGCCGCCGCCCATAGCGCCCACCCCGTACGAGACGAGCGAGAAGAGTGTGGTGACGGCGACGAACGCCGCAAAGATTGCTGCAAGCTCCAGGTGTGTATGAACTTCGCTTCCCCCCATGGTAACGCCAATGGTAAGACCTCGGAACCAGTATATAATCCTATCTGCTGTTAGGATATGCGCGGCCGATCCAGAAACGCCCGTACAATGGTTCCATTTTCGGCGGCCCCGGATGAACCCGGGCGGAGCACCCGTACGGGTATATACTCCCGTGGTGAAGTATTATATGGGAGAGGGAGAGTGCGGCCGACGGTGGCACATCCTGTGCCGCTGAGGAAAGTCCTCCCACCGGCCAGACACGCAGCCGCATGCAAGTGCGGGTGGCGAGAGTCACGGCAATGACACAGAAACGACACGGCCCGCCGTCAGTGATGAAACGATCGAGCCCCCGTCCGGGGGCAAGCGGCGCGGGTTTCCGCGCAACTCGTTGAACGCAGCGGCGGGAAACGATGAAACGGTGAATCCCTGCGGGTGCAAGCCAGAATCGGGCATATGGATCGTCTGGTATCCGCCCAGGTATGGCGCGTAGCTGAATGCCGCACCGAACAGAAGGAGGCTTACTCCTCCCACTCTTCACAACATTCCGAGTTCTTTTCAAGGAAACCGTTATAGAGCCTCAGCCGCTTCGTGGTTTCAGTTCGATCTCATCAAACGTCACGACGTGCGAATCGAAGACGTCGCCCCGTTCGTTAACGGAGAGCTGGACGAAGATCTCGGCGGGTGTGTTTTCCATGGATACGACGTCGGCGTGCTCCGCCCTGACGTCGAACCCGAGAACCTCCAGTTCGCTCCGAACGGCGTCCCGGGTGTAGTAGGTCGAGAGGATATCCCTAACCTTTGCAAGGACGGTCTGCTGCTCCTCCTCTGTTACGGCCATACTCACCCCATGCATCCGGGGGTATATTAACCTCTCCAGTGCCTACAGGCAAATATATATGTAAAAAAATTACTAATAGTAATAAGATGGAGATACCCACCCCGGCGGAACTTCGGGAAAAACGACTTCGAATGGGCTTAAAGCAGGCCGATGTGGCCCGTATGGCCGGAATCAGCCAGTCCATGGTCGCGCGGATCGAGGCAGGCAGCGTGGACCCGAGGGTGAGCACGCTCGCCAAGATCGTGGACGTCCTGCGGGCAGCGGAGCACTCGGCGATCACGGCGGCCGATGTGATGCACACCCCGGTGCTCTCCGTCGCCCCGGACGATCCTGTCGGCCGTGCCGTCGAGATCATGGGCACAAACGGTATCTCCCAGCTGCCGGTGCTCGAGAAGGACGTGCCCGTCGGGTGCATATCCGAATCGGCTATCATGAACGCCATGGAAGAAGGAGGGCTCCACCATACGCACCGGAGACTGGTGCAGGACTACCTGGAGCCCGGGTTCCCGACAGTTCCCCCGACGGCGCCGATCGACACGGTCGTCCACCTCCTGCACCACAGCCACGCGGTCGTCGTTATCGAGAAGGGGAAGGTGCAGGGCGTGATCACCAAGCACGACCTGATATCGTTGATCACCTGATTTTAGAGCAGCGAGACCAGGTCCCGGAGGACCGCTTCGGGATCGTCGGCCTTGACCACGCTTGAGGCGAGGAGAACACCGCATGTCCCGAGGTCGACGGCGATCTTCACGCACTCGCCCGACTGGATGCCCGCCCCGGTCAGGACGTTCACGTCCGGGTTCACCGCCCGGACGGCGTTGACCGACCGCTCGATGATCCCCGGGTCGGCCTTCGAGACCGAGACCCCGCTCCCGATCAGCTCCGGGGGCTCAATCGCCACGTAGTCGGGCCGGAGCGCTGCGGCGGCGGCGCTCGTCGCGTCGTTGTTCGTGCAGACGACCGTCTCGAGGTGGAGCCTCCGGGCGCTCTCGACGCAGGCGCCGATATCGGCCAGGGTGAGGCGGCGCTCGGAGTGGTTGATCAGGGTGCCGCGTGCGCCCGCCGACCGGACGGCTTCCGGGAGAATATGCCCGGTATGGGCGCCTGGGGTGATCGCGTCGATATGCTGGGCGTAGACCGGGATCGCGTAGTGGTGGCTCATCGGGTGAAGCTCGGTGAAGGCCGGCGCGATGCCGATGACGGCTCCGCTCTCTTTTGCCACGGTCTCGGCCGCAGCGGCGATCCGGTGAGCGTTGCTGCCCATGCCTTCCTGATAGGTCTTGAGATTGACCAGAACGAACGGGGAATCCATATTCATCACGTCTGCCTGATAGGTTGCTCCTCTTGATATTAACTCTGATGCTGGTGGCGGGGGCTGAGAGGACGGTGGGAAGGTGGATCGCTTGGTGACTTGCAATATTCTGAAGCAACTGAGCGCTGGATGACAGCGACTTGTGTCCAGCGGAATTTGCGAAGCGTTGGTTTAAGTGAAGACGGTAAGTTCGAAGCTTTTCAGTTGAAAACAACAGAACAGCCTGACATGAGAATGTCCCCGTATAGTGGACCGTGGGAGAATCGCCACGGGGGGTGGGGACAGGGGAGGGGGGAGACCCCCCTCCCCACCTGACGGTGGTTGAGCTCCGTTCCTTCGCACCTTCGGTGCTCACGCTCCGGTTCTAACGATCCGTCGCGCTTCGGAACGTCGCACCTCGCACCTAACGGTGCTCATGCTCCGGCCGTCCCGCCCGTCGCACTCCCCGTCAGCCCCTCCCCACATGGCGATACTAGGCAAACGCCGTTTCCACATTCCATCTTTGTTATAGCCCTAGTCGGGGAAAACTCGCATGTACATGTTTCGATCAAAGACAGAAAATATTTACATGAACAGAGTTCAAGGGGACGTATGAGACGGACCATGTATATAAGGTTTAGTCAAGGGTTCAGACCCGCGGAATCTGTTGCACCAAAGTTTCATCAGAAGGAGGAGGTATCTGCTCAAATGATGGCAGTAATCGGCTTCTTTCTTGGAAGAAATGAGATCGCTGGCCTGGTGAAGAAGTCGGATGGAAATGTATATGCACGAAT comes from the Methanoculleus marisnigri JR1 genome and includes:
- the gltA gene encoding NADPH-dependent glutamate synthase → MSDRPADVRIKDFGEVDCGLSAEEAVAEAERCLQCKKPFCVTGCPVNIDIPAFIGHVAEGNFPAAARALKEQNMLPAICGRVCPQETQCEGVCILGNKETPIRIGALERFVADRERENDPTLPDVAKPTGKRVAIVGSGPAGLTAAAELARAGHAVTIYESLHEAGGVLTYGIPAFRLPKDVVRAEIDQVLALGARLKKNHLVGRSVSVDELLAYDAVFLATGAGLPAFMCIPGENLSGVYSANEFLTRVNLMHAEAFPEFDTPVMHGARVAVIGGGNVAMDSARVARRLGAKVSLVYRRGEEEMPARRAEVLHAQEEGIEFYTCTNPTRILGEQCVAGIECVKMSLCGIDASGRRSPKPIEGSEFTLDVDMVVQAIGTSPNPLLVSLIPGLERGRKGNVVVDENGRTSIPHVYAGGDIATGAATVIEAMGSAKKAAAAIDAMLKGE
- a CDS encoding sulfide/dihydroorotate dehydrogenase-like FAD/NAD-binding protein, with the protein product MKRLYTIELATKLADRVYEYWIRAPQVAEHARAGQFVILRLHEKGERIPLTISAVRGDTVRVIFMTVGKTTEELATLGAGDSISDVVGPLGKPSEIENYGTCCVIGGGVGIASTPLIAKELKEAGNHVIGIIGARNADLLILEDEMEEICDEFYITTDDGSKGVHGFAADVLKKLLEERKIDRVWIIGPAIMMKVTSGATVPYGVKTYVSLNPIMVDGTGMCGSCRVTVAGETKFACVDGPEFDAHQVDFAELMQRQRIYTTQEKESLERFAEHRCRCGEGGHHHE
- a CDS encoding YbjQ family protein, with product MILTTTEEVPGYAVGEVLGVVSGNTVRAKNVGRDITAGLKSLVGGELEEYTAMLADARTEAYNRMANAARDLGADAVVNVRFATSQTMAAAAELLAYGTAVKLVPRK
- the arcS gene encoding archaeosine synthase subunit alpha, which gives rise to MSRYEAQKRDGLARVGTYEHEEASVSLPAALDTDALFPTLRDRALSNVPLAIDPAFVENYFSPGEGQPVTVHPLAASAESGDCVLVANWHTAEKNPRNYATWLNTLKEKIPPDTAWYAPASALPSTACLLVYSGFDLFDYRAVDLATAQKKFCLPEGEFPASLMETGACGCEGCRDGDLLRHNRLALDRELALVRHYIEAGRLRELMEARCRADAAQVGILRFLDRNYALMERSLPVARSVPMRANTAESQNRAEVRRFADRVIERFVPTRTDVAVLLPCSARKPYSLSRSHRLFVNTVNRRAHELIVTSPLGLVPRELERVYPAGHYDVPVTGYWDREECAFIADILARYLAAHPYRRVIAHLEGGALTVAEMAAEACGIDLEVTCEGHPTAPGSLHALDAALEGERRMQTDTIRGTVSWQFATDINTKGLQLRGRSMQMAVLRGKQQLFSIDPGTGLFRPTFAGWDLIPEGYRIKIDEFVPQGDVLAPGITDCDPRIREGDEVLVEGPLAIATGRAMMGADEMLRSKRGVAVRVRKVKKIGE
- the tgtA gene encoding tRNA guanosine(15) transglycosylase TgtA encodes the protein MAITFEVIHKDIAGRVGKLRVNDKTVRTPALLPVVNPHLPLVTPREMREMGVEALITNAYIFRRSTEFHDRALAEGLHGVLDFDGVIMTDSGSFQLSVYGEVEVSNRDTLEFQQAIKSDIVVPLDLPTPPDAGPGRAARELAVTMERIREAQALFPDANLAAPVQGGIFTDLREEAGRAVRDLDFTFAPIGAVVPLMESYRYKELVQVVLAAKRGLSPGTAVHLFGAGHPSMFALAVAMGCDLFDSAAYALFAREGRYITPHGSLKIDELAELPCACRVCRSMTADELRKSEDRERLLALHNLHVTLAEIARIRQAIQDGTLWELVDERCRSHPRLLDGYRELLAHVAELERDDPVSKRRFFYRGSETCRRTEVLRFHEVIPRIPLGERVLVSFDGQGAPGFDTVLNFKPPFGPYPVELAETFPVGQSEVPEWDDDMVRSGCAGIRSLMEAHPESRFTVQCGEVWTRLVLEEVPDAEVLHEQV
- a CDS encoding TIGR00296 family protein gives rise to the protein MEMLTPEEGRTAVRLARKAVEKAVDGERMMLPDLPPVFGEKRGVFVTIKRQGRLRGCIGLPYPVKPLGDAILEAAASAALKDPRFPPVSRRELADLDLEVTVLTPPRPLDCPPEERPNCVEVGKHGLIVSGLGRGGLLLPQVPTEYGWDSREFLDQTCVKAGLSPGCWQRGDVAVQTFEGQIFEEKAV
- a CDS encoding CBS domain-containing protein; translation: MEIPTPAELREKRLRMGLKQADVARMAGISQSMVARIEAGSVDPRVSTLAKIVDVLRAAEHSAITAADVMHTPVLSVAPDDPVGRAVEIMGTNGISQLPVLEKDVPVGCISESAIMNAMEEGGLHHTHRRLVQDYLEPGFPTVPPTAPIDTVVHLLHHSHAVVVIEKGKVQGVITKHDLISLIT
- the tpiA gene encoding triose-phosphate isomerase, with the protein product MDSPFVLVNLKTYQEGMGSNAHRIAAAAETVAKESGAVIGIAPAFTELHPMSHHYAIPVYAQHIDAITPGAHTGHILPEAVRSAGARGTLINHSERRLTLADIGACVESARRLHLETVVCTNNDATSAAAAALRPDYVAIEPPELIGSGVSVSKADPGIIERSVNAVRAVNPDVNVLTGAGIQSGECVKIAVDLGTCGVLLASSVVKADDPEAVLRDLVSLL